GTCGGCGGCCAGGGCGCCGGTGGCCAGGCACAGCAGCGAAGCAAAGGTGGCGATCCGTCTCATCGTGAAGCCCTCCGAATGCGGAGTGGACCGTCAACCGGCCAGTTTGTTGCGCAGCAGCTCGTTGACCTGGGCCGGATTGGCCTTGCCACGGGAGGCCTTCATCACCTGACCGACGAGGGCATTGAGGGCCTTCTCCTTGCCGGCCCTGAATTCCTCGACATTTTTGGCGTTGGCGGCGATCACCTCGTCCACCATGCGTTCGAGCTCGCCGGTGTCGTTCATCTGCTTGAGGCCCTCGGCCTCGATGATGGCGTCCACCTCGGCGCCGGTGCCGCTCCACAGGGCGTCGAACACCTTCTTGCCGGCGTTGTTGGAGATGGTGCCGTCGCCGATGCGCATGACCAGGGCCGACAGCTGGGCCGGCTTGACCGGCGCATCGGCGATGTCGCGCTCTTCCTTGTTGAGGCGCTTGGCCAGCTCGCCCATCACCCAGTTGGCGCAGGGCTTGGCCAGGGCATCGCCGGCGGCGGCCACGGTGGCCTCGAAGTAGGTGGCGAGGTCGCGACTGGCGGTGAGCGTGACCGCATCGTAGGGGGTGAGGCCCCAGTCGCGCACGAAGCGCTCGCGCATGGCGGCGGGCAACTCGGGCATGACCTCGCGGGTGCGCTCGATCCACGCCTCGCTGATGACCAGCGGCAGCAGGTCGGGGTCGGGGAAGTAGCGGTAGTCGTGCGCGTCTTCCTTGGTGCGCATCACCCGGGTCTCGCCACTGTCCGGATCGAACAGCACGGTGGCCTGCTGCACGGTGCCACCGTCCTCGATGTGCTCGATCTGCCAGTCCACCTCGTAGTCGATGGCCTGCTGCAGGAAGCGGAAGGAGTTGAGGTTCTTGATCTCGCGGCGGGTGCCGAACTCGGGCGCTCCCTTCTTGCGCACCGAGACGTTGGCGTCGCAACGGAACGAGCCTTCCTGCATGTTGCCGTCGCAGATGTCGATCCAGCGCACCAGGGTGTGCAGCGCGCGGGCGTAGGCCACCGCCTCGGCCGAGGAGCGCATGTCGGGCTCGGAGACGATCTCCAGCAAGGGCGTGCCGGCGCGGTTGAGGTCGATGCCGCTCATGCCGTGGAAGTCTTCATGCAGGCTCTTGCCGGCGTCCTCTTCCAGGTGGGCACGGGTCAGGCGCACGGTTTTCTCGTAGGCCGCTTCGCCCTCGCCGACCTGCACCGTGACCGTGCCGCCGACGACCACCGGCAGCTCGAACTGACTGATCTGGTAGCCCTTGGGCAGGTCGGGGTAGAAGTAGTTCTTACGCGCGAACACGCTCTTTCGGGCGATCTCGGCGTCGATGGCCAGGCCGAAGCGGATGGCGCGCTCCACGGCACCCCGGTTGAGCACCGGCAGCACCCCGGGCAGGGCGATGTCCACCGCGCAGGCCTGCGCGTTGGGTTCGGCACCGAAGGCCGTGGACGCGCCCGAGAAGATCTTCGAGGCGGTGTTGAGCTGGGCATGGATCTCCAGCCCGATGACGACTTCCCAATCCTGACGACTCATGGTGTTTCGCTCTGTGTCTCGTGTCTGGCGCCGGCGGCATGCCGGCGCGCTCGGTTCATCTCAATCGCAACGCCCGACGCGGCGGTCGAACAGCACCGGCAGCATGCCGGCAAAGGCCTGGCCCGGCTCGCAGTAGGCCTCGCAGCCGTGGTAGGCGAGCACCACCTGCGGACCCTGTTCCCACATGCGCAGGACGCAGCCGGAGCCGTTGCGCGCCCGCAGCTCGATGCTGGGCAGGGTCTTGGTCTGGTCGAAGTCGGGCAGGGCGAACTCGCAGCTGCCTTTCGGCTCTGCCAGGCGCGCGCGCAGGTAGCGTACGGTGCCGCGGCGCACGTCCACATCGGCCTGCACCGTGTGCTTGCGTTCATCCATGGCGGCGCAGCGCATGGCCAGGGTGATCGGCCGCGCCTTCATTGCCCGGGTCGGCCGGCCGGCGCGCGGTGCGGGCGGGGCCGGGGGCGTCTTGGCCAGGGGCGCGGCGGGCAGCTCGCGCAGCACCGGTGGCGCCGGTGTCGGTGCGGGTGTCGGGGTCGCGACCGGTTCGGGCGGGGGGGCAGGCGGCGGCAGCGGGCTGCTGCATGCGGCCAGCCCGGCCGCGAGGGCGACCAGGGCACGCCGGGCGAGCCGCGGCGCCGGGATCACCCCAGCTCCGGCGCGCGCTGATGCCAGTCCGTGGCTTGCTGGAAGCCATGGGCCGCCTGCAGCAGGCGCGCTTCGTCGAAGTAGTTGCCGATCAGCTGCAGGCCCACGGGCAGGCCGTCGGCGCCCGTGCCGCAGGGCAGGGACAGGCCCGGCAGGCCGGCCAGGTTGACCGCGATGGTGTAGATGTCCTGCAGGTACATCTGCACCGGATCGTCGCTCTTCTCGCCGATCGGCCAGGCCACCGTCGGGCTGGTGGGGCCGGCGATCACGTCGCACTGGGCGAAGGCGGCCCGGAAGTCCTCGGCGATCAGGCGGCGCAGTTTCTGCGCCTTGAGATAGTAGGCGTCGTAGTAGCCATGGGAGAGCACGTAGGTGCCCACCAGGATGCGCCGTTTCACCTCGGCGCCGAAGCCTTCGGCGCGACTCTTTTCGTACATCTCTTCGAGGCTGCCGTAGTCGGCGGCACGGTGACCGTAGCGCACGCCGTCGAAGCGCGACAGGTTGGAGCTGGCCTCGGCCGGGGCGATCACGTAGTAGGCCGGGATCGCCAGGCGCGCATTGGGCAGGCTCACCTCGACGACGGTGGCGCCCAGTTCGCGATACTGCGCGATGGCGGCGTCGATGGCACGGCGCACGTCGTCACTCATGCCCTCGGCGAAGAATTCCACCGGCAGGCCGACGCGCAGGCCGGCGAGGGGTTTGTCCAGATCGCGGCTGTAGTCCTCGCGCGGGCGCTCCACGCTGGTGGAGTCGCGCGGATCGAAGCCCGCCATGGCGGTGAGCAGCAGGGCGCAGTCCTGGGCGCTGCGGCCGAAGGCGCCGCCCTGGTCGAGGGAGGAGGCGTAGGCGATCATCCCGTAGCGGCTGACCACGCCATAGGTGGGCTTGATGCCGGTGATGCCGTTCATGGCCGCCGGCTGGCGCACCGAGCCGCCGGTGTCGGTGCCGGTGGCCATGGGCGCCATGCGCGCGGCCACGGCCACGGCCGAGCCGCCCGAGGAGCCGCCGGCGATGCGTGCGGGGTCCCAGGCGTTGCGGGTCGGGCCGTAATAGGTGTTTTCGTTGGACGAGCCCATGGCGAACTCGTCCATGTTGGTCTTGCCGAGCATGACCGCGCCGGCGGCCTTGAGCTGGCTGACCACGTGGGCGTCGTAGGGGCTCACGAAGTTGTCGAGCATCTTCGAGCCGCAGCTGGTGCGCACGCCCTGGGTGCAGAACACGTCCTTGTGGGCGACCGGGATGCCGGTGAGCGGCCCCGCGTCACCGCCGGCGATGCGCGCGTCGGCGGCGCGGGCGGCGGCCAGCGCGCCCTCGCGGTCGACCGTGATGAAGGCGTTCAGGCGCGGGTTGAGCGCGTCGATGCGATCGAGGAAGGCCGTGGTCAGTTCGACACTGGAGAGCTGCCGGCCCTGCAGGGCAGCGGCCAGCTCGGTGAGGCTCGATTGGATCATGGTGTGTGCGTCGGTCGGGTGGTGCGGGTCGCCAGGCTTATTCGATCACCTGGGGCACGAGGTACAGGCCGGCTTCGGTCTGCGGGGCGACGGCCTGGAAGGCCTCGCGCTGATCGGTCTCGGTGGCGACGTCGTCGCGCAGGCGCTGGGCGACGTCCTGGGGATGCGACATGGGTTCGACGCCGTCGGTGTCGACCGCCTGCATCTGCTCGATCAGGCCGAAGATGTCGTTGAGCTTGTCGAGAGTGCTTTGTGCCTCGCCGTCGGCCAGTTCGATGCGGGCCAGCCGGGCAATGTGGCGAACCTCGTCGAGCGAAAGAGACATGGCGCAATAAACCTGCTTAAATCACAAGGGTTTGTAGGTTATCATAATCGTTTATCTTCCTAAGGCCTGTTCTCATTCATCCGCTGGATCGCGTGGACGCCGCGAGCGAGCGCAGCATGGCGCGGGAGGTTGCCGAGGGTAGCCCTCCGGCGCGCGTCGGCGCGTCGCGCTCCGGGACCGACAGGCGCGGGCGCGACCACCGGATGAATGAGAACAGGCCCTGTACCCACAGGACTCTCCGGGATTTCCATGTTCGGATTTTTGCGCTCCTATTTTTCCAATGACCTAGCCATCGATCTGGGCACCGCCAACACCCTGATCTACGTACGCGGCAAGGGCATTGTGCTGGACGAGCCGTCGGTGGTCGCGATCCGCACCGAAGGCGGTCCCAACGCCAAGAAGACCATCCAGGCCGTCGGCCATGCGGCCAAGCAGATGCTGGGCAAGACGCCGGGCAACATCACCGCCATCCGCCCGATGAAAGACGGCGTGATCGCCGACTTCGTCGTCACCGAACAGATGATCAAGCAGTTCATCAAGAAGGTGCACGACTCGCGTCTGTTCTCGCCCAGCCCGCGCATCATCGTGTGCGTGCCCTGCGGCTCCACCCAGGTCGAGCGTCGCGCCATTCGCGACGCTGCGCTGGCAGCGGGCGCGAGCCAGGTCTACCTGATTGAAGAGCCCATGGCCGCGGCCATCGGTGCCGGCCTGCCGGTGGCCGATGCCACCGGTTCCATGGTGGTCGATATCGGTGGTGGCACCACCGAAGTGGGCGTGATTTCCCTGGGCGGCATGGTGTATTCCGGTTCCGTGCGGGTCGGTGGCGACAAGTTCGATGACGCCATCGTCAATTACATCCGCCGCAACTACGGCATGCTCATCGGCGATACCACCGCCGAGAACATCAAGAAGGAAATCGGCTCCGCCTTCCCGGGCTCCGAGGTCAAGGAGATGGAAGTGAAGGGCCGCAACCTCGCCGAGGGCATCCCGCGCAGCTTCACCATCTCCTCCAACGAGATCCTCGAGGCGCTCAACGAGCCGCTCAACCAGATCGTCTCCGCGGTCAAGATCGCGCTGGAGCAGACCCCGCCCGAGCTGGGCGCCGACATCGCCGAGCGCGGCATGGTGCTCACCGGCGGCGGCGCGCTGCTGCGCGACCTGGATCGCCTGTTGATGGAAGAGACCGGCCTGCCGGTGATCGTGGCCGACGAGCCGCTCACTTGCGTCGCCCGGGGCTCCGGCATGGCGCTCGAAAAGATGGACAAGCTCGGTTCCATCTTCACGTCCGAGTGATCCTGAGTCGCTGGATGCGCCGGAGCCGGCGCATCCGTTCCGTTCGCAACACCTGAAGTCGCCACGTGGTCGGCCATCAGCCCCCTCCGATCTTCCGTCGTGGCCCCGCACCGCTGGTGCGGCTGTTCGTGCTCGTC
The nucleotide sequence above comes from Nitrogeniibacter mangrovi. Encoded proteins:
- a CDS encoding rod shape-determining protein, whose product is MFGFLRSYFSNDLAIDLGTANTLIYVRGKGIVLDEPSVVAIRTEGGPNAKKTIQAVGHAAKQMLGKTPGNITAIRPMKDGVIADFVVTEQMIKQFIKKVHDSRLFSPSPRIIVCVPCGSTQVERRAIRDAALAAGASQVYLIEEPMAAAIGAGLPVADATGSMVVDIGGGTTEVGVISLGGMVYSGSVRVGGDKFDDAIVNYIRRNYGMLIGDTTAENIKKEIGSAFPGSEVKEMEVKGRNLAEGIPRSFTISSNEILEALNEPLNQIVSAVKIALEQTPPELGADIAERGMVLTGGGALLRDLDRLLMEETGLPVIVADEPLTCVARGSGMALEKMDKLGSIFTSE
- the gatB gene encoding Asp-tRNA(Asn)/Glu-tRNA(Gln) amidotransferase subunit GatB, producing MSRQDWEVVIGLEIHAQLNTASKIFSGASTAFGAEPNAQACAVDIALPGVLPVLNRGAVERAIRFGLAIDAEIARKSVFARKNYFYPDLPKGYQISQFELPVVVGGTVTVQVGEGEAAYEKTVRLTRAHLEEDAGKSLHEDFHGMSGIDLNRAGTPLLEIVSEPDMRSSAEAVAYARALHTLVRWIDICDGNMQEGSFRCDANVSVRKKGAPEFGTRREIKNLNSFRFLQQAIDYEVDWQIEHIEDGGTVQQATVLFDPDSGETRVMRTKEDAHDYRYFPDPDLLPLVISEAWIERTREVMPELPAAMRERFVRDWGLTPYDAVTLTASRDLATYFEATVAAAGDALAKPCANWVMGELAKRLNKEERDIADAPVKPAQLSALVMRIGDGTISNNAGKKVFDALWSGTGAEVDAIIEAEGLKQMNDTGELERMVDEVIAANAKNVEEFRAGKEKALNALVGQVMKASRGKANPAQVNELLRNKLAG
- the gatC gene encoding Asp-tRNA(Asn)/Glu-tRNA(Gln) amidotransferase subunit GatC, whose product is MSLSLDEVRHIARLARIELADGEAQSTLDKLNDIFGLIEQMQAVDTDGVEPMSHPQDVAQRLRDDVATETDQREAFQAVAPQTEAGLYLVPQVIE
- the gatA gene encoding Asp-tRNA(Asn)/Glu-tRNA(Gln) amidotransferase subunit GatA; this translates as MIQSSLTELAAALQGRQLSSVELTTAFLDRIDALNPRLNAFITVDREGALAAARAADARIAGGDAGPLTGIPVAHKDVFCTQGVRTSCGSKMLDNFVSPYDAHVVSQLKAAGAVMLGKTNMDEFAMGSSNENTYYGPTRNAWDPARIAGGSSGGSAVAVAARMAPMATGTDTGGSVRQPAAMNGITGIKPTYGVVSRYGMIAYASSLDQGGAFGRSAQDCALLLTAMAGFDPRDSTSVERPREDYSRDLDKPLAGLRVGLPVEFFAEGMSDDVRRAIDAAIAQYRELGATVVEVSLPNARLAIPAYYVIAPAEASSNLSRFDGVRYGHRAADYGSLEEMYEKSRAEGFGAEVKRRILVGTYVLSHGYYDAYYLKAQKLRRLIAEDFRAAFAQCDVIAGPTSPTVAWPIGEKSDDPVQMYLQDIYTIAVNLAGLPGLSLPCGTGADGLPVGLQLIGNYFDEARLLQAAHGFQQATDWHQRAPELG